A genomic region of Capra hircus breed San Clemente chromosome 19, ASM170441v1, whole genome shotgun sequence contains the following coding sequences:
- the LOC102178856 gene encoding centromere protein X → MEETGAVFRKELVSKLLHLHFKDKKTKVSGDALQLMAELLKIFVVEAAIRSVRQAQAEGLARVDVEQLEKVLPQLLLDF, encoded by the exons ATGGAGGAAACCGGGGCTGTCTTCCGGAAA GAGCTGGTGAGCAAACTGCTGCACTTGCACTTTAAAGACAAGAAGACCAAAG TCAGTGGGGATGCGCTGCAGCTCATGGCCGAGCTGCTCAAGATCTTCGTTGTAG AAGCGGCCATCCGCAGCGTCCGGCAGGCCCAGGCAGAGGGCCTGGCCCGTGTGGACGTGGAACAGCTGGAGAAGGTGCTGCCTCAGCTG CTTCTGGACTTCTAG
- the ASPSCR1 gene encoding tether containing UBX domain for GLUT4 isoform X1 yields the protein MAAPAGGGGSAVSVLAPNGRRHTVKVTPSTVLLQVLEDTCRRQDFNPNEYDLKFQRNVLDLSLQWRFANLPNNAKLEMVPISRSREGPENMVRIALQLDDGSRLQDTFCSGQSLWELLCHFAQIRECLERPCEASPVCVYMRDEVTGRAALQSTTLQSLGLTGGSAIIRFSMKRYDSASKQEPGASWSKSPGSPTPSMSADQAASSPLLPLNSTGLSQGDVSRQDEAVSPGASCVDGLGPKPVDAQAKQISKEPPPAPFVPFSGGGQRLGGPSGSARPLMSSSAKLPKSFSSPAGPSKPKKLRPGQEPQPEPEPPVDRDPVVCHPDLEVLLQAWPAELPDEFFEVTVDDVRRRLAQLKSERKRLEEAPLVTKAFREAQMKEKLQRYPKVVLRVLFPDRYILQGFFRPSETVGDLRDFVRSHLGNPELPFYLFIAPPKTILDDHTLTLFQANLFPAALVHFGPEEPTGIYLEPRLLEHTVSPSAADVLVARCMSRAAGTPPPPPAPDTAPLELEPAAEEGTVGPPEPSRGTAQPVRRDLGKVPKWLKLPAGKR from the exons ATGGCGGCCCCGGCAGGCGGCGGGGGCTCCGCGGTGTCGGTGCTGGCCCCGAACGGGCGGCGCCACACGGTGAAGGTGACGCCGAGCACCGTATTGTTGCAG GTCCTGGAGGACACGTGCCGTCGGCAGGACTTCAACCCCAACGAGTACGACCTGAA GTTTCAGAGGAATGTGCTTGACCTCTCTCTCCAGTGGCGATTCGCCAACCTGCCCAATAACGCCAAGCTGGAGATGGTGCCCATCTCCCGGAGCCGCGAGGGGCCCGAGAACATG GTGCGCATTGCTCTGCAGTTAGACGATGGCTCTAGGTTGCAAGACACTTTCTGCTCAGGCCAGTCGCTCTGGGAGCTTCTCTGCCACTTTGCCCAGATCAG GGAGTGTCTGGAGCGGCCGTGTGAGGCCAGCCCGGTCTGCGTGTATATGAGGGATGAG GTGACCGGCAGAGCCGCCTTGCAGAGCACAACACTGCAGTCACTGGGCCTTACTGGGGGCAGTGCGATCATCAG GTTTTCCATGAAGCGATATGACTCTGCCAGCAAACAGGAGCCTGGGGCCTCCTGGAGCAAAAGCCCAGGAAGCCCGACCCCCTCCATGTCGGCTGACCAGGCAGCCAGCAGCCCTCTGCTCCCACTGAATTCGACGGGGCTCAGCCAGGGCGATGTGAGCCGTCAGGATGAGGCAGTGAGCCCAGGCGCCAGCTGCGTGGATGGCTTAGGCCCGAAACCAGTGGATGCTCAGGCGAAGCAGATCTCGAAGGAGCCCCCACCTGCCCCTTTTGTTCCTTTCTCTGGTGGGGGACAGCGACTGGGGGGCCCCTCCGGGTCTGCAAGGCCTCTGATGTCATCGTCAGCCAAACTGCCAAAGTCCTTCTCCAGCCCTGCAGGCCCCTCCAAGCCGAAGAAGTTGAGGCCTGGCCAAGAGCCCCAGCCAGAGCCAGAGCCG CCGGTGGACCGAGACCCCGTGGTGTGCCACCCGGACCTGGAGGTGCTGCTCCAGGCCTGGCCTGCGGAGCTGCCTGATGAGTTCTTCGAGGTGACTGTGGACGACGTCAGAAGACGCTTGGCCCAACTCAAGAGTGAGCG gaaGCGCCTAGAAGAAGCGCCCTTGGTGACCAAGGCCTTCAGGGAGGCTCAGATGAAGGAGAAGCTGCAGCGCTACCCTAAG GTGGTCTTGAGGGTCCTCTTTCCTGACCGCTACATCCTGCAGGGCTTCTTCCGCCCCAGCGAAACTG TGGGGGATTTGCGGGACTTTGTGAGGAGCCACCTGGGCAACCCGGAGCTGCCGTTCTACCTGT TCATCGCTCCTCCAAAAACCATCCTGGACGACCACACGCTGACCCTCTTTCAG GCGAACCTTTTCCCCGCTGCCCTTGTGCACTTTGGACCTGAGGAGCCAACAG GCATCTACCTGGAGCCCAGGCTGCTGGAACACACCGTCTCCCCGTCTGCAGCTGACGTGCTCGTGGCCAG GTGCATGTCCAGGGCTGCGggaaccccacccccaccgccagcCCCTGACACTGCACCCCTTGAGTTGGAGCCAGCTGCTGAGGAAGGGACAGTGGGGCCCCCTGAGCCCAGCCGGGGGACAGCCCAGCCTGTGAGGAGGGATCTGGGCAAAGTGCCCAAGTGGTTGAAGCTGCCAG CCGGGAAGAGGTGA
- the ASPSCR1 gene encoding tether containing UBX domain for GLUT4 isoform X2 has translation MVPISRSREGPENMVRIALQLDDGSRLQDTFCSGQSLWELLCHFAQIRECLERPCEASPVCVYMRDEVTGRAALQSTTLQSLGLTGGSAIIRFSMKRYDSASKQEPGASWSKSPGSPTPSMSADQAASSPLLPLNSTGLSQGDVSRQDEAVSPGASCVDGLGPKPVDAQAKQISKEPPPAPFVPFSGGGQRLGGPSGSARPLMSSSAKLPKSFSSPAGPSKPKKLRPGQEPQPEPEPPVDRDPVVCHPDLEVLLQAWPAELPDEFFEVTVDDVRRRLAQLKSERKRLEEAPLVTKAFREAQMKEKLQRYPKVVLRVLFPDRYILQGFFRPSETVGDLRDFVRSHLGNPELPFYLFIAPPKTILDDHTLTLFQANLFPAALVHFGPEEPTGIYLEPRLLEHTVSPSAADVLVARCMSRAAGTPPPPPAPDTAPLELEPAAEEGTVGPPEPSRGTAQPVRRDLGKVPKWLKLPAGKR, from the exons ATGGTGCCCATCTCCCGGAGCCGCGAGGGGCCCGAGAACATG GTGCGCATTGCTCTGCAGTTAGACGATGGCTCTAGGTTGCAAGACACTTTCTGCTCAGGCCAGTCGCTCTGGGAGCTTCTCTGCCACTTTGCCCAGATCAG GGAGTGTCTGGAGCGGCCGTGTGAGGCCAGCCCGGTCTGCGTGTATATGAGGGATGAG GTGACCGGCAGAGCCGCCTTGCAGAGCACAACACTGCAGTCACTGGGCCTTACTGGGGGCAGTGCGATCATCAG GTTTTCCATGAAGCGATATGACTCTGCCAGCAAACAGGAGCCTGGGGCCTCCTGGAGCAAAAGCCCAGGAAGCCCGACCCCCTCCATGTCGGCTGACCAGGCAGCCAGCAGCCCTCTGCTCCCACTGAATTCGACGGGGCTCAGCCAGGGCGATGTGAGCCGTCAGGATGAGGCAGTGAGCCCAGGCGCCAGCTGCGTGGATGGCTTAGGCCCGAAACCAGTGGATGCTCAGGCGAAGCAGATCTCGAAGGAGCCCCCACCTGCCCCTTTTGTTCCTTTCTCTGGTGGGGGACAGCGACTGGGGGGCCCCTCCGGGTCTGCAAGGCCTCTGATGTCATCGTCAGCCAAACTGCCAAAGTCCTTCTCCAGCCCTGCAGGCCCCTCCAAGCCGAAGAAGTTGAGGCCTGGCCAAGAGCCCCAGCCAGAGCCAGAGCCG CCGGTGGACCGAGACCCCGTGGTGTGCCACCCGGACCTGGAGGTGCTGCTCCAGGCCTGGCCTGCGGAGCTGCCTGATGAGTTCTTCGAGGTGACTGTGGACGACGTCAGAAGACGCTTGGCCCAACTCAAGAGTGAGCG gaaGCGCCTAGAAGAAGCGCCCTTGGTGACCAAGGCCTTCAGGGAGGCTCAGATGAAGGAGAAGCTGCAGCGCTACCCTAAG GTGGTCTTGAGGGTCCTCTTTCCTGACCGCTACATCCTGCAGGGCTTCTTCCGCCCCAGCGAAACTG TGGGGGATTTGCGGGACTTTGTGAGGAGCCACCTGGGCAACCCGGAGCTGCCGTTCTACCTGT TCATCGCTCCTCCAAAAACCATCCTGGACGACCACACGCTGACCCTCTTTCAG GCGAACCTTTTCCCCGCTGCCCTTGTGCACTTTGGACCTGAGGAGCCAACAG GCATCTACCTGGAGCCCAGGCTGCTGGAACACACCGTCTCCCCGTCTGCAGCTGACGTGCTCGTGGCCAG GTGCATGTCCAGGGCTGCGggaaccccacccccaccgccagcCCCTGACACTGCACCCCTTGAGTTGGAGCCAGCTGCTGAGGAAGGGACAGTGGGGCCCCCTGAGCCCAGCCGGGGGACAGCCCAGCCTGTGAGGAGGGATCTGGGCAAAGTGCCCAAGTGGTTGAAGCTGCCAG CCGGGAAGAGGTGA